The window TGCGTGATTGGTGAGAACGCGACCGTTGGCCCGAATACGACGGTCGTTGGCGGTCCGGCACGTGTTGTCGTTGATGATGAAGTGCATCGGGATGTCGGGCTGGGCGGCGTCATCGGCGACAACACGCTGCTTGGTGGCGGTGTCACCGTTGATTCCGGAACCATTATTGGGAATCACGTTTGCGTCGAATCCGGTGTGACAGTTGCTGAGCGGATTCCGTCTGGTGTGGAGGTGCGGAGGGGATAATCCATGTGTGGCATTGTTGGCTACACCGGCACCGAAGCGGCGTTACCGGTCGTTGCGACCGGGTTGAAGAACCTCGAATACCGCGGGTATGACTCGGCCGGCGTCGCCCTTCTCGATGACACTCTCGACGTCTACAAGAGCGAAGGTGACATCGACGCGCTCACCCTGCCCGACACCCATTCGGCAACAACCGGCCTTGGGCATACCCGGTGGAGTACTCACGGGCAACCCACGGATGCAAACGCCCACCCACATACGGACTGCACGGGCGAGATCGCTGTCGTCCACAACGGGATTATTGACAACTACGAGGAGTTGAAAGCTGAGTTGGTGGCGGCTGGCCACGAGTTTACGAGTGAGACGGATACGGAAGTCGTCCCCCACTTGCTTGAAGCCCACTACGATGGCACGAATCTCCGGGCGGCCGTGCAAGCGGTCGTTGAGCGGCTCACGGGAAGTTTTGCCCTAGGTGTGACCGCTGTTGGGGCTGCTGAGTTAGTCGTCACCCGTCAAGACAGCCCGTTAGTTCTTGGCCGTGGCGAGACAGCGAATTTCGTTGCCAGTGACGTTACCGCGTTCCTGGAATACACGCGGGATGTCATCTTTCTGGAAGACGGCGACATTGCGACGGTGACGGCCGACGAGATCACGATCTGGCAGGGTGACGACCGGGTCACCCGGGAGGCCCAGACTGTTGACTGGGAGGCGGATGCCGCCGAGAAAGCCGGGTACGAGCATTACATGCTCAAAGAAATTCACGAACAGCCACAGGCCCTCCGGCAGACGATCTCCGGCCGCGTGGACGTCGTCAACGGTACCGCCGACCTCGAGTTCGACCTCCCGACAAACTATCTTCAGAGTCTTGACGAAATCCAGATTGTCGCGGCCGGCACGTCCTACCATGCCGGTCTGTATGCCCGGCGGTTGCTTGAAGCGCACGCTGACGTCCGGTGTACGGTTGAAGTTGCCAGTGAATACGAATTCACCGGCGGCCGCGATCCCTGGCGCACGCTTGTTGTCGCTGTCACTCAAAGCGGGGAGACCGCAGACACCCTCAGTGCGATGCGGACGGCCGCGGCCGCCGGCGCCCGCACGCTTGCCGTCACGAACACCGTCGGGAGCACCGCCGCCCGCGAAGCCGACGACGTCGTCTACATTCGGGCGGGCCCGGAAATCGGGGTTGCAGCCACCAAAACGTTCGCCGCGCAAGTCACCACCCTCGCGTTGCTGACCGTTGCCATCGGCCGAGAGCGCAACGCCCTGGGTGGTGACCGCGCCAGCACCCTCCTTGAGAACATCCGGAGTCTGCCCGGCGCCATCCAACAAGTCCTGGATGACGCTGACCGTGTCGCAGACACCGCCCGGGAGCTGGCTGACAGTGAGGCGTTTTTCTTTGTTGGGCGGCGCCTCGGCATGCCGGTGTCGCTTGAGGGCGCGTTGAAACTCAAGGAAATCAGCTATACGCATGCCGAGGGGTTCGGTGGCGGGGAACTCAAACACGGTAGTCTCGCCCTCGTAACTGCCGACACACCCGTCATCGCCATCCTCACCGACGGCGCGAACCCGGAGAAGATGGTGCACAACGTCAAGGAAGTCCAGTCACGAGACGCGCCCGTCCTCGGGGTCTCCTCACTCGACGACGCCGAGTCGGTTCTCGATGTCACCTTCCCCGTCCCCAGCCTCGGCGATCTCGAACCGCTCGTCGCCAACGTCTACCTCCAACTGTTCGCCTACCACATCGCCGACGCACTCGACCGCAACATCGACAAACCACGCAACCTCGCCAAAAGCGTCACCGTCGAATAACGTAGGATCCCTTGTTGAACCCGGCTTAGGTATTGTCGTCATTGTCGTCGGACTTCCAGATGAGCAGTAATAGGCCAACGAGTGCACTGCCAACCCCAAGAATCGGCAATACAAGGGAATTCAGGAGCCAGTGAGATGCCGTCGAGGTGGCTGGGGGAGTCGCTGTCTCGCTCGATGCTTGTGCTGACGTCCTCGTCGTCCGAGTCGTTGTTGGTGTCGCAGCCGTTTTGGATGTCGGTTGGGTTGGGTCACCACGCACAGCGAAAAATCCCTCCTGTGTCCCGGTATAGAGGTTGTTTTCGTCCAGCACGGGACACCCCGGGGTTATTGCATCGACTGACCAGAGTTGTGTTCCGTCGTCGAGCCGCAGCGCATATATCTGGTAATCTGAACCCAGATACACCACCCCGTCAGAGATAGCCGGCAAATTCCATGAGGTTCCACTTCCCTCGTGCTCCCATTGCTGTTCTCCAGTCGCGGCGTCAAACCCATACGACCAGCCATCACCACCGTCAACTACCCCACCCTACTTGCTCGGGGCTGACGCCCGCTCGCTTCGTTGAGGGTGGGGCTTATCGGTGGACTCCGCCTCTGACTCCATAACGGAGTACGAGATAAATCCTCGGTTCGGCTTCACAGTCCCCGACTTCAGGGCGAGTTGACTGTCGCCCGTCCGCCGTGAGTCATGTAGCCCACGACGGACAAACCGCCATCCAACATTCTTCGCCGCGTTATAATCCGTATTCGCCGTCGCACCACATTTCTCACACTCGAAGAAATCGCGCTCCGTGCGGTTGCCATCGCTGGTATGCCCGCACTCGCAACACCGCTTCGACGTGTTCGCAGGGTCAACGTACACGACCTTGATACCGAGTGCTTCAGCCTTGTACTCGACGTACTTGACGAGTTGGGCGTGCGCCCACTGGTGGAATTTGCGCTTGCTCGGCATCGAGTCGCGGATGTGCGTCAAGTCCTCGAACACGATGTGCGTGCAGTCGTAGGTGACTGCCTCCGCGAGCAACCGATTCGACACTCGGTGCAGGTAGTCACGATTGTACCGTTCTTCGCGATTGTCACGCTGGACGAGCGTGCGATGTGCGGACTCGGTGCCCGTTTCTTGGAGGCCACCGCGAACGCGTTCGAACTCGCGGTGTTCGTGCAAGAGTTCTTGCCCTGACTCGAAGTAAGAGGTGCTGGTGACGGCGAGGTTTTCGATACCGAGGTCAACCCCGAGAACTGTCCTGTCCTCGACGGGTGACTCGTCGGCATCGGGCTTTGGCTTACGGAAGCCGAGATGTAGATAGTAGTTGCCGTCACGCGCTGTCAGCGTCGATTCCGCTACTTCCCACTCGTCGCTGTCGAGATACTGGTACTGGTAGCCGTTTTCGTCGTCGGGAAGTACCAACTCGCACCGCACTCGACTTCCCGGGTGGCGAGTGAGACGGTGTTGTCATCGAACAGGGTCATCGTGTTGGCGTCGTACTTCACCGTAGGCGCGGTGAACTCGGGTTTTGAGTAGTTGCGGCCCTGTTGTTTACGTTCATCGACGCTTTTCAGAGCTTGTGCGGCTTGGAAGCACGCGAGGATGGCGTGCGGACTCCTTAGACGAGTTTGGTCACGAACATCGTCGTAGGCGAGCGACTGGAGTTTCCGCTTTCGGGTTTCATAGTGTTTCCAGCCGATGTCCGTGGCAATGTTCGCACCTGTGCGCCACTCGTCAAGCGTGTCTTCGAGCAGGTCGGCCTGCTCAGGGGACACGGAGAGGCGCGTTATCGCGGTGCGTCTCAGGTAGTCGTCGTCCGACACGCGTTCAAAGAATGCCTGTAGTTACTTACTAATTAGTGTTTGGCTGGTGTCTGGGTGACGCGCTCCTCCCCGCCCTACTGTGCTACTCAGCCTTCGTCCTGCGTTGCTCCTTGAGGACGGGAACTCCGCGCTACCGCACAGTTGAACTACAACCGTACCGTTTGCGACAGCGGCGGAGGCGGATGACCCCTGCCGTACATTCGCTGTCCATTGTTTCTCGCCCGACTCTGCGGCCAGCGCGTACACGGTATTGTCGTACGATTGGATGTAGACCGTTCCGTCCACGATCGTCGGTGACGCACGGATGTTGCCACTTGTTTCGAACCGCCAGCGTTCGCTCCCGTCAGAAACAGCAAACGCGTACACAACCCCGCCAGCGGCAGCCGTGAACACGTGCCCGTTGGCTACAGCCGGATTGTTGTACGTCCGGCCGGAGAACTGCGTCGTCCATCGCGTTGAGCCGTCAGTTTCGAGAGCGTAGACCGTTCCGTCCTCGGTAGTCGTTACGACGGTTCCATCGGTAACGACCGGCGCGGAGTAACAGGTCGCGTCGTACGAATACGTCCACTGGCGGGTGCCATCATCAGCACTGACGGCGTGGAGGGCTGTTTCGCTGTTGGCGTATACCATATCGTTGACGACAGCGGGTGAGCTTGAGAAGACGGCAGAGAAGTCGCTTCGCCAGATTTGGGAGCCGTCTGTTGAATCAATGGCGTACAGATAGGTGTCGTCCTCGGTTCCACCCGCGGTCGTCCGAGTCTCCAGATATAGCGTGTTGTCCACGAGGGCCGCCGATTGGCCGTCTGTGCGCGGCTCGAAAAGTATGCTGCTCTCTGTAATGGTGTGAGGGCCGGCGGTCCCGGCTGCCACCCGGTGTTCGCCGGATCCGCTTGATACATTGGCCACGACCCACTACCCGCTGACGGATCACCGCTGTCGTCCGATTGAGTGTTCTTCCTCCACGGTCGTCGTGTAGCGCTCAGGCCGACCGCTGATGTCGATAGTCCAATCCCAATAGTGGCCATTCGAAGCATCCCCCGACGTGTTCGATTGGTATTCATTGACACTGTCCGTTCTGTCACGCGAGGGGTCCTGAATCTTCTCGTTACAACTGTTGGGATGAACGCCTCGCCTCGTAGTACTGGCAGCTAATACTGAGTGGGGTACCGGGCTCGTCCGGGCAGTTCAGGGATCCTCGTCCCCTCCAGTTTGCCCAGAGTAACACGAGTCCTGTTTGAATCGCTGGGTCTCCATCTACTGGTCAGCTTGGTGAATCTGTCTTTTTCGTGTCGAACTCAAGTCCCGAGATTTCAATCCGAGCACCACCGTCAGCGCCGTCAGTAACGTGAATCTGCCACTCGTGATCCTCGACAACCTGCTTCACGATTGGTAATCCGAACCCAGTGCCGTCTGGTGCCGTCGAGTACCCAGCCTCAAAGAGGCTTGCCTGTTCGGCAGCAGTGAGTCCTCTGCCATCATCCTCGACGAAAAACCCGTCAGCAAGGTCACCAACGGTCACGGTCACGTTGTCGCCACCGTGTTCGACCGCGTTCCGGAAGAGATTTTCGAGTAGCTGCGTGACGCGATTTCGATCCGCTCGAATCGACCGTGTGACGTCCACCGTCAGGGTCGCCTGCTTTGTCTCGACGTGCTCCCAAGCGTGGGCACTCAGCTCAGCGATGGAAACACGCTCTCGATCCGTGACAGGGTCTGATTCACGTGTTACCGAGAGTAACTCGTCGATCAAGGTGCGCATTCGATCATGGGACTGCGCAACAGTGGCAAGATGGTCATTGTCGCAGTCCTCCCGGGCGAGTTCAAGGTGTCCCTCGGCGACGGTTAACGGATTCCGGAGGTCGTGCGAGACGAACCTGGCGAACTGGTCAAGACGTTCGTTCTGGTCCGACAGTTCCTGTTTTCGCTTCTGGAGCCGTTCAGTCTGTTCAAGATTCTCTAAGGCAACAGCGATACTCTTTGCCAGCAATTCCCCGAGTACACGATCCTCCCGGTCGAAGGCAGCTGTCGTTGGCGAACTGGCAACAAGAATCCCATATTCGTCAACCGGGAGGTAGAGTTCACTCCGAATCGGTGTCTCCGGATTATACACATCCGGGTTCGTGTGGACATCATCGATTGCACGAGCCTCTCCCTCGGTGTATGCTCGCCATGCAATACTGTCGTCACCAGTGAAGACCGGGGGTGTTCCAATGAGATTGGCGACCTCCTCGGTGCTGCTCGCCGGAACTAACGCATCTCGATCCGCATCGTAGAGATTGAGCACGTTCGCATCTAGGCCGATAATATCACGCGCTGCTTCGACGCTGATTTCTGCGATCTCCTCTTGGGAGTCTGCGGCGAGCAATTCGTGGCTAGTTTCATTGAGCGCTTCTAGCCGCTGTTCGTGTTCTTTCCGCTCGCTGATGTCCCGAGAGAACACGACGAACTGGTCGTCGTCTGCAATGTTGAGTCGGGCGACGTGTACTTCGACGGGGATCGTTGAGCCGTCGTTGCGCCGGAATTCTGTCTCGACACGGAATCGATCACCAGTGTCGGTTTCAGCCAATTGTGTTGCGAGATCGTCTGGTGAGATTGTCGGATCAATCTCCCACACTCCTTGGCCGACGATTTCAGCTTCATCGTAGCCGAGTTCGTCACAGAACCGTCGGTTCGCGCTTCGGATAATCCCGTCCTTGTCATGGATGTTAATCATATCGGGGGAGTTCTCGAAGAGTGCTTCACAACGGGTTTGTGCCCGTTCGAGTTCTTGGGCCCGCTCACGTTGATCTGTCACGTCGCGGACAGTGCAGACGAGTTCACCATTGTCGGTCAACGCAAGGACGTGATCTTCGGTAAATGTCTCACCAGTCGCTCGTACACCGATCGTTTCGCCATGCCAGTAGCCCGCGGCCTCGACGGCCGGGAGGATGTCGTTGCGAATGTCGTCGAGATGCTCGTCCTGGTAGAGGAGTTCCCAGCTTTCACCGAGCAACTCGTCGGGGGCGTAGCCGTAGAGATCGGCGTACGCTTGATTCACGTAGATGAACTGTCGATCTTCGTCGAGAATACTAATGCCTTCCCGTGCTGTTTCAATGGCGTCGAGCTTTCGTTGTTGTTCAGTCTTTGCTCGCGCGCGTTCGACGGCATTTCGGATGCGATTGGCCAAGACGGTGTACTGCTCGGCCTCAGAGTCCTTTTGCAGATAATCAGTCACACCGGCTGAAATAGCCTCACTGGCAACTTCCTCAGACCCCTTCCCAGTGAACAAGATGAACGGAAGGTTCGGATAGTCAGCGCGAACTGCTTGCAGAAGTTCGATACCATTCTGGTCTGGCATCTCATAGTCAGCGACCACACAATCAAATTCGCGGCCGTGAAGCGTGGCCAGGGCGTCAGCAGCGCTTGTTTCTGTTTCGATGCGGAACTGCTCGTCCTCACGCTCAAGAAAGGTTGCTGTTAACTCTCCAAAACCCGGGTCATCATCAACATGGAGCACACGAATCGACGCCGATGCTGAACTCATACGCAATCTTGGTCTGACCGATGACCTGCCAACAGAAAAGCCTTCGATACAGACGGCTCCCTGGGTACCTGGCCAAGCGCCGAGACTTTACCATCTCGGCGTACAAGATATTCCCACTCAGTGGCCGTGTTGCGCTTCCCCGAGTCGGGAAGCCTACGGCGCCTAGTGACAGCATCGCGGTGGGGAGGCGGACTGTGACTTCGCATCGTGCGTGCCCCACCGTGTGGTGTGTAGTGTAGCGGCGCTCGCAACCCGGAGTTCCCGCAATTGGAACCATTGCCGCCGAGATGTCGAAATCTCCGCATCACCCGGGTCGCAATCCATCCTATCAGAGATGGGCGCCAGTGATGGAGTCTGCGGGAGTTCGCCGCGGCCTACCGACCTGGGTCGGGATAGTCGCCTACTGTTTCCGCTAGGAGTTCCCGCGCTGTCTCGAGCAGATCACTCGCGGTCGCGTCAGTGGCTGCCTCAGCGGTGATGCGAATGAGGGGTTCGGTGCCACTGGCGCGGATGAGAAACCAGCCGTCGGGCCGAGTAACGCGCACCCCATCACCCGTTGAGACATCCTCCTCGCTGTAGGTGGTGACGATGTGGTCGCGCACAGCATCGAGCTGCGCCTGTTTGTGCGCTACCTCGATTGATTCGCGTTTGGTGACGTACGTGGGGAGTGTGTCGATGCGATCTGCGAGTGGGGGGCCGGTGGTGAGGAGTGCGGTGAGTGTGAGGGCGGCGAGCGGGCCATCCGGGCAGAGCGCGCTGTCGGGCCAGATCCACGCCCCACTCGGCTCCCCGCCGAACACCACGTCGTCGTCGGTCGCGGCGGCCTGCGCGACATACACGTCCCCAACCTGGGTGCGCTTCACCGTACCCCCAACGGCCGCGAGCGCGTCATCCACGAGCCGGCTCGTGTTGAGGGGCGCGGCCACAACCGACCCCGACGCGTTATTGATGGCGTCACGCGCAAAGAGTGCGAGCAACTGGTCCCCACTCACGAACGCGCCCGTATTATCGACGGCGAGCATGCGGTCGGCATCCCCGTCGTGGGCGATGCCGAGATCAGCCTCACGGACGCGGACGAGCCGACACAGGTCCTCACAGGTGTCCGGTGTGGGTTCGCTTGGTCGGCCGGGGAACGCCCCATCAGGCTGGCCGTTTAGCGTCGTGACGCTGGCTCCGACTTTGGCGAGGACATCCGCCGTGATACGGCCCGCCCCATTCCCAATATCAACAACGACATCCATCCCGCTGAGCTCAGTGTCAAGGGAATCGAGCAGCGCCTGCTCATGCCGCGTACGCGCGTCCGTAACCCGTCGGCGCGTCCCGTATCCATCCCACTCGGCAGTGGTTATCTGCTCAGTTTCGAGTGCAGTCACGAGCGTTTCCTGTTGGGCGGTGGTGAACGCCTTGCCCGACGGATTCCAGCATTTCACGCCGTTATCGGTCGGTGGATTATGGGAGGCCGTGACGACAATCCCGGCGTCCGCATCGTAGGACTGGAGTGTCCGGGCGACGGTTGGTGTACTTTCGATGCCAGTGGTGAGGACGTCTACACCAGCTTCCTGGAGGCCCGCCGCAAGTGCATCGACAAGGGCACGGCCTGAATCTCGTGGATCACGCCCAACAAGGACTGACTCACACGCTGGGAACGCGGTTGGAAACGTCCGGCCGATTGAGACAGCGAGTTCTGTTGAGACAGTCTCTCCAACCGGGCCGCGAATCCCGCTTGTACCAAACATATCATGCTGACTGGCGGCCCGCGCAATATGCGTTCTCGTTGGGGCGTGGCTCAGGTGGTGTGATAGAGTTTCGAGCGCATACCCCCGTCTTCCCGTGAGTGACGAGTGTTCCGACAGAGTGTCGGAACCGAGGAGCGAACAGGCGGGGGTCGAGCGAACAGCATAGTGTGACAGTCCACCGTTCTATTGCAGGGCTGGATTTCCCACCGTTTTCGCAATATATTTGCCACGACATAACCATAGTGTGTAGCACGGATGAAGACCACACGGCACGCAACCTACAACCTCAACTACCACATAGTGTGGCTCCCGAAGTACCGCAACGCGGTACTGACGGGAGAGGTTGCCGACCGTGTGAACTCCATCCTCCACGAAATTGCCGACGAAAAGGGCTTGGACATTCAAAATCTGACTGTTCAGCCTGACCACGTTCACCTGTTCGTCAGTAGCCCGCCCAAACACAGTCCAGCACTGCTCGCCAACTGGTTCAAGGGCATTTCCTCGCGGAAGTACAATCACCGCCACGCCGACCACGACGGCGAGAAAATACGGTGGGCACGCGGCTACTACGCTGGAACAGCCGGCCACGTCTCCAGCGAAACTGTCGAGAACTACATTGACCGACACAAGGAGGCAGAAGCGTGACCGAACTCACGAAAACGCTCGAACTGACGCTTGTGGACCCGAACGTCCACAAGCGTCAGAAGCTTCGTGAGACACGGGACGCTTACCAGCAAGCACTCCAAGAGGCGTTCGCCGCTGGCTGTGACACACAGTCAGCTGCCAACGACGTGGTTGTTGAGTACGACCTGAGCGGCTACGCGAAAAACGCCCTCAAGAAGTACGTCCCACAACTCTGTGGGAACAGCTACGATGCCGACGCGCTTCACGACGACCACCCGGTGCGGTTCACCAACGAGGGCCTGCAACTTGACCACCAGCCACAGAACGCTGTCGAGTGGTACGTCAAAATCCCGCACCACGAGGACTACCACCTCTGGATTCCGGCTCGTGCCAATCCCGAACAGCGGGAGTGGCTCGAAGCGTTGTACGCAGACGACGCCGAAATGGGTGAAAGTCGGCTGTTCGAGCGGGACGGAACGTGGTATCTCCACATCACTGTTACCCGCGACGTGGAGGACGAATCTGAGGCGTCCGCCGACGAGCAAACGCCCATCGGTGTAGACATTGGAGAAGCGAGTCTCGTCACGGTGTGTCACCGCGACGAGAGCGGTTCTCCTGTTCGCCCTGAACTGTGGGCCGATGACGGCAAAGCCGTTCGTCGGCTCCGCAAAACCTACTTCACCGCCACGCGACGGCTTCAGAAGCGTGGCAGTGAGCGAATCGCGGAGTCCTACGGCGACTCGCTGTGGGACCAGATTGACGACGTGTTCCACCGTGTGACCCGCGAGGTCGTGGAGTACGCCGAGTCTGTCGAGAATCCAGTGCTGGTGCTGGAAGACCTGACGTACATCCGCGAGAACATGGACTACGGCGAGTACATGAACCGGCGGTTGCACGGGTGGGGCTTTGCCAAGCTTCACGCACAGATTCGCTACAAAGCCGCCGAGAAGGGGATTCCCGTCGAGACGGTGAATCCCCGGAACACGTCGAAGGCGTGCCACGCTTGCGGTGAACACGGCTACCGGCCACGACAGGCGACGTTCAGATGCTCGAACGGCGGCTGTTGGGTCGGTGAGTATCAGGCCGACGTGAACGGGGCGATAAACATTGCAGACCGCTACCGTAGTGGAGAGAGTCACCGCCGAAGCGACCGGAGTTCCCGGCAGAAGGCCGGTGACGATGACTCGGCTACGGATGGGGCCTCTTTGACCGGGCCACAAGACAGCCACGCCGATGCTGAAACCCAGCAGACGACGCGTGGACCGTATGCGTCTTGAAACCAACAGGCCGCTTCGCTCGGCCTGAAATCCTGTGGCGGGATTCCTCCGCGTTCACGCGGAGGAGGAGGTCAATCTCGTACCTGCACTTCAGGCACTCGAAGTCTTCGTCTTCGCGGTTGTCGGGATGGGTGAACCCGCAGTGTGAGCACCGCCGACTCGTGTTTTCGGGGTCAACCTGTTCGACTGTGATGCCGTGTTCTTCGGCTTTGTACGCGACGTAGTTGTAGCGGCGGTCGAACGCCCACTTGTGGCCCCACGACGCACCGGTTCGCTCACGAATGTCGGTTAACTCCTCGAATGCAATCACCGAACAGTCGTTCTCGCGGGCCTCTGCAACGAGTTCGTTGCTGATACGGTGAAGCATCTGCTTGAACCGTCCTTCCTCTTTCCGTCCAACGGATTGGATGTTCTCGTGCGCCCAGCGCGTGCCGCATTGTTGAAGCGATCCACGTCGTTTCTCGTATTCTCCGCGCCAGTGGTTGAACTCGTCACTGGTCCAGAACGTGCCTGTCGAAGCGACGGCGAGGTTGTTCACGCCGAGGTCAACCCCGAGAACCGTTCCGTTCTCAGGTGTTGCCTGTTTCGGCGTGTCGGACTCCACGTCCGTCTTGCAGTGGATGTGAAGTACCCAGTCGCCGTCGTGGTAGTGCAGTTCCGCACCCGTCGTTTCGTAGTCGTTGGAGAACAGGTAGTCCGAGTGCGGCGTGTCACTATCCTCGTCGGGCAGTCCGTAGTCGGCTTCGATGCGACCGTCTGTGGTGGCGAGGCTTGCGTAGTCGTCGTGGAAGGTGGCGGTGCGGTGGTCGTAGACGACGTGTGGGCTGGTGAAGCGTGGCTTCGACGCTTTCTTGCCTTTTTTCCACTTCTCGACCACGCTTTTGCAGGCGTCAGCGGCCTTGTTGCGAGCGGCTTGCACCAGTTCACCGTTGAAGCCGTCCGTTTTCTCGCGTACGTCGTCGTAGGTTTCGTCGTCGAGCGTGGTTTTGCTGGTGGTGACGTTCTCGCCTTGGAAAGCGTGGTCTACGACGTACTGGGCGGACCAGAGGAACTGGTCGACGGTGTCTTCGAGGAGTGCGGCGTCGTCACTGTCCACGTTGAGTGCAACGGGGACGGTACGCCGCACTTCCATATCTTATATGGGGTACTGGTATTTCTTCAACGCTGGGGAGTCGGGCTGCTACTGGAGCGTGGTTTGATTCCTAGTTGTCGGCTTTATCCCACGGCTAAAGCCGTGGGTTTTCGCCTCACACTTTCTATAACTGGAAGGGCTTCGAGCTCGACAAGAAGAGTGGCCCCGACGGGTACGGACATCTCACCCTGGAGAAAATCGCCGGCAACACGATTCACGTCCCGATTCGCCTGCACCGTGACCTCCCTGACGGCGACGTGAAGCAACTCACGGTGAAGAAAGCCAACACCGGGGGAGTGGTTCGTCACATTCACCGTCGAGACTGCCGCTCTCGAGAAACCCACTGTTGACGAGATCAACCTTGACGACTGCGTGGGGCTTGATCTCGGCATCACCAGTTTCATCCACGACTCCGACGGCCGGTCGGTGAACCGCCTCGATCTGAGTGACGATCGTGAGCGGTTGGAGCGCGCGCAACGCGCGCTGTCACGGAAACAACGCGGATCCAACAACTGGGAGCAGCAATGCCGCCGCGTGGCCGAGCTCCATCAACGATTGTCGAACCGGAAGCGTGACTAGAAGCACAAGCTTGCGCACTTCTACACCACCACGTATGACGCCGTGTTTGTCGAAGATCTCGACGTGAAAGAGATGTTGGAAGCCGACGGGAATGCTCGCACCACGCATTACGTTGGGTGGCGCGGATTCATCCAGATCCTCAAGCACCACGGCGAGAAAAACGGGTGTTACGTTGTTGAAGTGGATCCGGCCGGGACGACGAAGGAGTGCCATGAGTGCGGGGTTGAGGTTGAGAAGCCGTTGTGGGTGCGCGAACACGCGTGGCCGAGCTGCGGGTTCACCGCTGACCGGGATCTGAACGCTGCGTTCAACGTGCTGGAGCGTGGGTTTGACGAACTAGGAGTGGTTCACTCCGAAGTTACAACGTCTGTGGAGACTGCGGCCGCTGCGGATACCGACTCGGTGGCTGCACGTCGCGTCGTTGAAGCAGGAAGCCGCGCCCTCAAGGAACCCCTCGTGGGTGAGTAGGGCGGGGTAGTTCACATGACGAGGAGGCCGCCGAGGGCGGCGAGGGTGCCGAGGGCGATACACACACTCCAGAAGGGGAGTGTCTCGACGATGCGGAGTAGTGCGTCGATGGTTGCGTAGCCGACGATGGCGGCGGCGCCCAGGGCGATGGCTGCGGCGACGAGACTGACGCTGATGCCGGTATCGAGATAGGCGAGGAGGCTGCCGCCAACAGAGGCGGGGATGGCGAGGAGAAACGAGAAGCGGAACGATTGGGGGCCGTTGTGGCCGCGCAGCAGTAGGGTGCCGGTGGTCATGCCGGACCGGGAAATCCCGGGGAGAATGGCGAGTCCCTGGGCGATGCCGACGAGGATGGCGTCACGCCAGCCGGGTGTTTTGCGATCTCCGACGATGTCCTCTGCGAGATATTGGAACACGCCTGTCCCCACGAGGAGAACGCCGACAAGCGCGATGAACACACCTCCCGTAAGCGTAGAGAACGCGTCGATGAGCGTGACGTAGGCGGTGATGCCAACGACGCCGGAAACGAGCGTCCCAATCCCAAGAAACGTGACGATGGCTTGTTCACCGTCGAACG is drawn from Salarchaeum sp. JOR-1 and contains these coding sequences:
- the tnpA gene encoding IS200/IS605 family transposase; translation: MKTTRHATYNLNYHIVWLPKYRNAVLTGEVADRVNSILHEIADEKGLDIQNLTVQPDHVHLFVSSPPKHSPALLANWFKGISSRKYNHRHADHDGEKIRWARGYYAGTAGHVSSETVENYIDRHKEAEA
- a CDS encoding RNA-guided endonuclease TnpB family protein, with product MTELTKTLELTLVDPNVHKRQKLRETRDAYQQALQEAFAAGCDTQSAANDVVVEYDLSGYAKNALKKYVPQLCGNSYDADALHDDHPVRFTNEGLQLDHQPQNAVEWYVKIPHHEDYHLWIPARANPEQREWLEALYADDAEMGESRLFERDGTWYLHITVTRDVEDESEASADEQTPIGVDIGEASLVTVCHRDESGSPVRPELWADDGKAVRRLRKTYFTATRRLQKRGSERIAESYGDSLWDQIDDVFHRVTREVVEYAESVENPVLVLEDLTYIRENMDYGEYMNRRLHGWGFAKLHAQIRYKAAEKGIPVETVNPRNTSKACHACGEHGYRPRQATFRCSNGGCWVGEYQADVNGAINIADRYRSGESHRRSDRSSRQKAGDDDSATDGASLTGPQDSHADAETQQTTRGPYAS
- a CDS encoding RNA-guided endonuclease TnpB family protein — its product is MEVRRTVPVALNVDSDDAALLEDTVDQFLWSAQYVVDHAFQGENVTTSKTTLDDETYDDVREKTDGFNGELVQAARNKAADACKSVVEKWKKGKKASKPRFTSPHVVYDHRTATFHDDYASLATTDGRIEADYGLPDEDSDTPHSDYLFSNDYETTGAELHYHDGDWVLHIHCKTDVESDTPKQATPENGTVLGVDLGVNNLAVASTGTFWTSDEFNHWRGEYEKRRGSLQQCGTRWAHENIQSVGRKEEGRFKQMLHRISNELVAEARENDCSVIAFEELTDIRERTGASWGHKWAFDRRYNYVAYKAEEHGITVEQVDPENTSRRCSHCGFTHPDNREDEDFECLKCRYEIDLLLRVNAEESRHRISGRAKRPVGFKTHTVHASSAGFQHRRGCLVARSKRPHP
- a CDS encoding undecaprenyl-diphosphate phosphatase; translation: MDRELLVALAAGILQGIFEWLPISSEGNITIVLSALGRAPEQVVAFALFLHLGTALSATAYYHDELAAILTRLPAWRPHRAFDGEQAIVTFLGIGTLVSGVVGITAYVTLIDAFSTLTGGVFIALVGVLLVGTGVFQYLAEDIVGDRKTPGWRDAILVGIAQGLAILPGISRSGMTTGTLLLRGHNGPQSFRFSFLLAIPASVGGSLLAYLDTGISVSLVAAAIALGAAAIVGYATIDALLRIVETLPFWSVCIALGTLAALGGLLVM